The proteins below are encoded in one region of Polypterus senegalus isolate Bchr_013 chromosome 2, ASM1683550v1, whole genome shotgun sequence:
- the LOC120524544 gene encoding olfactory receptor 52E4-like, whose protein sequence is MSSVNTSYLHPKEFILIGFPGMENYQTWISIPFCVMYISALVANVLIIYIVKVNESLHNPMCVLLAALSVVDLALCSLALQILKIFWFNERAIAFEACLFQMFCVHFFSSLESSILAIMAYDRYVAIYNPLRYMSILSYRFLAQVFLSLFLRDLILFGLLPIFASRLPFCSSNVIQHCYCDHMGIAKLACTDISLNNALGLLAISCIFGLDVIFIVFSYALILKSVLKVGSKSALRKALNTCGSHLFVILYFYTTLLFSLLVYRSGQKVQPEIHVMFAVLYLLVPPVLNPLVYAIRTKEIRHAFLRIVLTKKVNSSKQSARC, encoded by the coding sequence ATGTCTTCTGTGAACACCTCTTATTTACATCCAAAAGAATTTATTCTGATTGGATTTCCAGGAATGGAGAACTACCAGACTTGGATTTCAATTCCATTTTGTGTCATGTATATTTCAGCTCTTGTAGCTAATGTCTTGATCATCTATATTGTAAAGGTTAATGAAAGTCTGCATAATCCTATGTGTGTTTTACTTGCAGCCCTATCAGTTGTAGATCTTGCTTTGTGCAGTTTAGCCTTACagattttaaagatattttggtTTAATGAGCGAGCTATTGCTTTTGAAGCCTGCTTGTTTCAGATGTTCTGTGTTCACTTTTTTTCATCACTAGAATCTTCAATACTTGCTATTATGGCTTATGACAGATATGTTGCTATTTACAATCCCTTGCGCTATATGTCAATATTATCATACAGATTTTTAGCTCAAGTGTTTCTATCTCTTTTTCTGAGAGATCTTATCTTATTTGGCTTGTTACCAATCTTTGCCTCCAGGTTGCCTTTCTGTTCATCAAATGTCATACAACATTGTTACTGTGACCATATGGGTATTGCAAAATTAGCATGTACAGATATATCTTTAAATAATGCCCTAGGCCTCTTAGCAATTTCTTGTATATTTGGATTGGATGTCATATTCATTGTATTTAGTTATGCATtgattttgaaatctgttctAAAGGTTGGCTCAAAAAGTGCATTACGTAAAGCATTGAACACATGCGGTTCTCATCTGtttgtaattttgtatttttatacaacTTTACTATTTAGTCTTTTAGTTTATCGGTCTGGGCAGAAGGTTCAACCTGAAATTCATGTTATGTTTGCTGTTTTATACCTACTTGTACCACCAGTTTTGAATCCTCTTGTTTATGCCATTAGAACCAAAGAAATCCGTCATGCATTTTTAAGAATTGTTTTGACTAAAAAAGTTAATTCCAGCAAACAGTCAGCAaggtgttaa